In the Hylaeus volcanicus isolate JK05 chromosome 1, UHH_iyHylVolc1.0_haploid, whole genome shotgun sequence genome, one interval contains:
- the LOC128873736 gene encoding dynamin-1-like protein isoform X3: MEALIPVINKLQDVFNTVGSDAIQLPQIVVLGTQSSGKSSVIESLVGRSFLPRGTGIVTRRPLVLQLVYTPKDEREHRNAENGTLDLNEWATFLHAKSRIYTNFDEIRKEIESETERMAGTNKGICPEPINLKIYSTSVVNLTLIDLPGITKVPVGDQPEDIESQIRQLVLKYICNPNSIILAVVTANTDMATSESLKLSKDVDPDGRRTLAVVTKLDLMDAGTDAIDILCGRVIPVKLGIIGVVNRSQQDIMNNKNIQDALKDEAAFLQRKYPTLANRNGTPYLAKTLNRLLMHHIRDCLPELKTRVNVMVSQFQTLLNSYGEDVGDKSQTLLQIITKFASSYCSTIEGTARNIETTELCGGARICYIFHETFGKTLDSIHPLAGLTKMDILTAIRNATGPRPALFVPEVSFELLVKRQIRRLEEPSLRCVELVHEEMQRIIQHCGTEVQQEMLRFPKLHERIVDVVTHLLRRRLPPTNHMVENLVAIELAYVNTKHPDFHKDAALVSSLLKNSDGDSVKQNRRLPSSSTTIITNDTVNVKSVNNSQDEVASFSEQNKDQQGHQNHWLLSNLLPQGRSDSTSSMDGSPQKAINLLPEVPMQTSRKLSDREQRDCNVIERLIKSYFYIVRKSIQDSVPKAVMHFLVNYVKDNLQSELVTHLYKSDHAEVLLNESEHVAIRRKEAADMLKALTQAGHIISEIRETHMW, translated from the exons ATGGAAGCATTGATAcccgtaataaataaattacaagatGTATTTAACACTGTCGGCTCAGATGCTATACAATTACCTCAAATTGTCGTGCTTGGTACTCAG AGTTCAGGAAAGTCATCTGTAATTGAAAGTTTGGTTGGCCGATCGTTTTTACCACGAGGTACTGGAATAGTTACCCGACGTCCTCTGGTATTGCAGCTGGTCTACACACCTAAAGATGAGCGTGAACATCGAAATGCAGAGAATGGAACGCTGGATTTAAACGAGTGGGCCACATTTTTACACGCAAAAAGCAGAATTTATACAAACTTTGATGAGATTCgtaaagaaattgaatctGAAACGGAACGAATGGCTGGAACTAATAAAGGAATTTGTCCAGAAccgattaatttgaaaatatattcaacgtcAGTTGTTAATCTCACGCTTATAGATCTTCCTGGTATCACAAAGGTACCAGTTGGAGATCAACCTGAAGATATTGAAAGTCAAATACGTCAACTTGTTTTAAAGTATATATGCAACCCTAACTCAATTATATTAGCTGTTGTCACTGCTAATACCGATATGGCTACAAGCGAAAGTTTAAAACTCAGCAAAGATGTAGATCCGGATGGACGACGTACTTTAGCTGTTGTGACTAAGTTAGATCTTATGGATGCtg GAACCGACGCTATAGATATATTATGCGGTAGAGTAATTCCTGTAAAACTAGGAATTATTGGAGTAGTAAATCGTTCTCAGCAAGacataatgaataataaaaatattcaagatgCATTGAAGGATGAAGCTGCATTCTTGCAACGCAAGTATCCTACTTTAGCAAACAGAAATGGAACACCTTATTTAGCTAAAACTTTAAATCGCTTACTCATGCACCATATTCGGGATTGTCTCCCAGAGCTAAAG aCGAGAGTAAATGTGATGGTCTCGCAATTTCAAACCCTACTTAACTCGTACGGCGAAGATGTTGGCGACAAGAGTCAAACGTTACTTCAAATTATTACTAAATTTGCAAGTAGTTATTGCTCCACAATCGAAGGAACAGCTAGAAACATAGAGACAACGGAATTGTGTGGCGGCGCTcgaatttgttacatttttcatgaaaCGTTTGGCAAAACGCTGGACTCTATTCATCCGCTGGCGGGTCTCACAAAAATGGATATTTTAACGGCTATTCGAAACGCGACTGGTCCAAGACCTGCTCTATTTGTACCAGAGGTTTCGTTTGAATTATTAGTTAAACGACAAATTCGAAGACTCGAAGAGCCCTCTTTACGGTGCGTGGAACTCGTACACGAGGAAATGCAAAGAATTATACAACACTGCGGTACCGAAGTACAACAAGAGATGCTACGTTTCCCAAAGTTACACGAGCGCATTGTCGACGTTGTAACACACTTGTTACGTAGACGACTCCCGCCCACTAATCATATGGTTGAAAATTTGGTTGCAATAGAATTAGCGTACGTTAATACCAAGCATCCAGATTTTCATAAGGATGCCGCCCTTGTATCGTCCTTACTAAAAAATTCTGATGGAGATTCtgttaaacaaaatagaaGACTGCCTTCGTCATCGACTACTATAATTACAAACGACACGGTA AATGTAAAGTCAGTTAATAACAGTCAAGACGAAGTGGCATCTTTTTCCGAGCAGAATAAGGATCAACAGGGACATCAGAATCATTGGttattaagtaatttattacCTCAAGGAAGGTCCGATTCAACTAGTTCTATGGATGGTTCGCCT CAGAAGGCAATAAATCTACTGCCGGAGGTGCCGATGCAGACATCTCGTAAACTGAGCGATCGAGAACAACGAGACTGTAATGTTATTG AAAGACTAATAAAATCATACTTTTATATCGTACGAAAATCTATACAAGATAGCGTACCGAAAGCTGTCATGCATTTCCTAGTCAACTATGTAAAAGATAATTTACAAAGCGAACTCGTAACCCATTTGTATAAATCGGATCATGCCGAAGTACTCTTAAACGAGAGTGAGCATGTTGCCATCAGGCGCAAGGAAGCAGCAGACATGCTAAAG GCACTTACTCAAGCTGGTCACATTATTAGTGAAATTCGAGAGACCCATATGTGGTAA
- the LOC128873736 gene encoding dynamin-1-like protein isoform X1, whose translation MEALIPVINKLQDVFNTVGSDAIQLPQIVVLGTQSSGKSSVIESLVGRSFLPRGTGIVTRRPLVLQLVYTPKDEREHRNAENGTLDLNEWATFLHAKSRIYTNFDEIRKEIESETERMAGTNKGICPEPINLKIYSTSVVNLTLIDLPGITKVPVGDQPEDIESQIRQLVLKYICNPNSIILAVVTANTDMATSESLKLSKDVDPDGRRTLAVVTKLDLMDAGTDAIDILCGRVIPVKLGIIGVVNRSQQDIMNNKNIQDALKDEAAFLQRKYPTLANRNGTPYLAKTLNRLLMHHIRDCLPELKTRVNVMVSQFQTLLNSYGEDVGDKSQTLLQIITKFASSYCSTIEGTARNIETTELCGGARICYIFHETFGKTLDSIHPLAGLTKMDILTAIRNATGPRPALFVPEVSFELLVKRQIRRLEEPSLRCVELVHEEMQRIIQHCGTEVQQEMLRFPKLHERIVDVVTHLLRRRLPPTNHMVENLVAIELAYVNTKHPDFHKDAALVSSLLKNSDGDSVKQNRRLPSSSTTIITNDTVNVKSVNNSQDEVASFSEQNKDQQGHQNHWLLSNLLPQGRSDSTSSMDGSPVRNRENSSSPNSIPIIDVQKPSPQQKAINLLPEVPMQTSRKLSDREQRDCNVIERLIKSYFYIVRKSIQDSVPKAVMHFLVNYVKDNLQSELVTHLYKSDHAEVLLNESEHVAIRRKEAADMLKALTQAGHIISEIRETHMW comes from the exons ATGGAAGCATTGATAcccgtaataaataaattacaagatGTATTTAACACTGTCGGCTCAGATGCTATACAATTACCTCAAATTGTCGTGCTTGGTACTCAG AGTTCAGGAAAGTCATCTGTAATTGAAAGTTTGGTTGGCCGATCGTTTTTACCACGAGGTACTGGAATAGTTACCCGACGTCCTCTGGTATTGCAGCTGGTCTACACACCTAAAGATGAGCGTGAACATCGAAATGCAGAGAATGGAACGCTGGATTTAAACGAGTGGGCCACATTTTTACACGCAAAAAGCAGAATTTATACAAACTTTGATGAGATTCgtaaagaaattgaatctGAAACGGAACGAATGGCTGGAACTAATAAAGGAATTTGTCCAGAAccgattaatttgaaaatatattcaacgtcAGTTGTTAATCTCACGCTTATAGATCTTCCTGGTATCACAAAGGTACCAGTTGGAGATCAACCTGAAGATATTGAAAGTCAAATACGTCAACTTGTTTTAAAGTATATATGCAACCCTAACTCAATTATATTAGCTGTTGTCACTGCTAATACCGATATGGCTACAAGCGAAAGTTTAAAACTCAGCAAAGATGTAGATCCGGATGGACGACGTACTTTAGCTGTTGTGACTAAGTTAGATCTTATGGATGCtg GAACCGACGCTATAGATATATTATGCGGTAGAGTAATTCCTGTAAAACTAGGAATTATTGGAGTAGTAAATCGTTCTCAGCAAGacataatgaataataaaaatattcaagatgCATTGAAGGATGAAGCTGCATTCTTGCAACGCAAGTATCCTACTTTAGCAAACAGAAATGGAACACCTTATTTAGCTAAAACTTTAAATCGCTTACTCATGCACCATATTCGGGATTGTCTCCCAGAGCTAAAG aCGAGAGTAAATGTGATGGTCTCGCAATTTCAAACCCTACTTAACTCGTACGGCGAAGATGTTGGCGACAAGAGTCAAACGTTACTTCAAATTATTACTAAATTTGCAAGTAGTTATTGCTCCACAATCGAAGGAACAGCTAGAAACATAGAGACAACGGAATTGTGTGGCGGCGCTcgaatttgttacatttttcatgaaaCGTTTGGCAAAACGCTGGACTCTATTCATCCGCTGGCGGGTCTCACAAAAATGGATATTTTAACGGCTATTCGAAACGCGACTGGTCCAAGACCTGCTCTATTTGTACCAGAGGTTTCGTTTGAATTATTAGTTAAACGACAAATTCGAAGACTCGAAGAGCCCTCTTTACGGTGCGTGGAACTCGTACACGAGGAAATGCAAAGAATTATACAACACTGCGGTACCGAAGTACAACAAGAGATGCTACGTTTCCCAAAGTTACACGAGCGCATTGTCGACGTTGTAACACACTTGTTACGTAGACGACTCCCGCCCACTAATCATATGGTTGAAAATTTGGTTGCAATAGAATTAGCGTACGTTAATACCAAGCATCCAGATTTTCATAAGGATGCCGCCCTTGTATCGTCCTTACTAAAAAATTCTGATGGAGATTCtgttaaacaaaatagaaGACTGCCTTCGTCATCGACTACTATAATTACAAACGACACGGTA AATGTAAAGTCAGTTAATAACAGTCAAGACGAAGTGGCATCTTTTTCCGAGCAGAATAAGGATCAACAGGGACATCAGAATCATTGGttattaagtaatttattacCTCAAGGAAGGTCCGATTCAACTAGTTCTATGGATGGTTCGCCTGTAAGAAATCGTGAGAACAGTAGCTCTCCTAATTCGATTCCAATAATCGATGTACAAAAACCTTCTCCGCAGCAGAAGGCAATAAATCTACTGCCGGAGGTGCCGATGCAGACATCTCGTAAACTGAGCGATCGAGAACAACGAGACTGTAATGTTATTG AAAGACTAATAAAATCATACTTTTATATCGTACGAAAATCTATACAAGATAGCGTACCGAAAGCTGTCATGCATTTCCTAGTCAACTATGTAAAAGATAATTTACAAAGCGAACTCGTAACCCATTTGTATAAATCGGATCATGCCGAAGTACTCTTAAACGAGAGTGAGCATGTTGCCATCAGGCGCAAGGAAGCAGCAGACATGCTAAAG GCACTTACTCAAGCTGGTCACATTATTAGTGAAATTCGAGAGACCCATATGTGGTAA
- the LOC128873736 gene encoding dynamin-1-like protein isoform X4: MEALIPVINKLQDVFNTVGSDAIQLPQIVVLGTQSSGKSSVIESLVGRSFLPRGTGIVTRRPLVLQLVYTPKDEREHRNAENGTLDLNEWATFLHAKSRIYTNFDEIRKEIESETERMAGTNKGICPEPINLKIYSTSVVNLTLIDLPGITKVPVGDQPEDIESQIRQLVLKYICNPNSIILAVVTANTDMATSESLKLSKDVDPDGRRTLAVVTKLDLMDAGTDAIDILCGRVIPVKLGIIGVVNRSQQDIMNNKNIQDALKDEAAFLQRKYPTLANRNGTPYLAKTLNRLLMHHIRDCLPELKTRVNVMVSQFQTLLNSYGEDVGDKSQTLLQIITKFASSYCSTIEGTARNIETTELCGGARICYIFHETFGKTLDSIHPLAGLTKMDILTAIRNATGPRPALFVPEVSFELLVKRQIRRLEEPSLRCVELVHEEMQRIIQHCGTEVQQEMLRFPKLHERIVDVVTHLLRRRLPPTNHMVENLVAIELAYVNTKHPDFHKDAALVSSLLKNSDGDSVKQNRRLPSSSTTIITNDTVNKDQQGHQNHWLLSNLLPQGRSDSTSSMDGSPQKAINLLPEVPMQTSRKLSDREQRDCNVIERLIKSYFYIVRKSIQDSVPKAVMHFLVNYVKDNLQSELVTHLYKSDHAEVLLNESEHVAIRRKEAADMLKALTQAGHIISEIRETHMW, translated from the exons ATGGAAGCATTGATAcccgtaataaataaattacaagatGTATTTAACACTGTCGGCTCAGATGCTATACAATTACCTCAAATTGTCGTGCTTGGTACTCAG AGTTCAGGAAAGTCATCTGTAATTGAAAGTTTGGTTGGCCGATCGTTTTTACCACGAGGTACTGGAATAGTTACCCGACGTCCTCTGGTATTGCAGCTGGTCTACACACCTAAAGATGAGCGTGAACATCGAAATGCAGAGAATGGAACGCTGGATTTAAACGAGTGGGCCACATTTTTACACGCAAAAAGCAGAATTTATACAAACTTTGATGAGATTCgtaaagaaattgaatctGAAACGGAACGAATGGCTGGAACTAATAAAGGAATTTGTCCAGAAccgattaatttgaaaatatattcaacgtcAGTTGTTAATCTCACGCTTATAGATCTTCCTGGTATCACAAAGGTACCAGTTGGAGATCAACCTGAAGATATTGAAAGTCAAATACGTCAACTTGTTTTAAAGTATATATGCAACCCTAACTCAATTATATTAGCTGTTGTCACTGCTAATACCGATATGGCTACAAGCGAAAGTTTAAAACTCAGCAAAGATGTAGATCCGGATGGACGACGTACTTTAGCTGTTGTGACTAAGTTAGATCTTATGGATGCtg GAACCGACGCTATAGATATATTATGCGGTAGAGTAATTCCTGTAAAACTAGGAATTATTGGAGTAGTAAATCGTTCTCAGCAAGacataatgaataataaaaatattcaagatgCATTGAAGGATGAAGCTGCATTCTTGCAACGCAAGTATCCTACTTTAGCAAACAGAAATGGAACACCTTATTTAGCTAAAACTTTAAATCGCTTACTCATGCACCATATTCGGGATTGTCTCCCAGAGCTAAAG aCGAGAGTAAATGTGATGGTCTCGCAATTTCAAACCCTACTTAACTCGTACGGCGAAGATGTTGGCGACAAGAGTCAAACGTTACTTCAAATTATTACTAAATTTGCAAGTAGTTATTGCTCCACAATCGAAGGAACAGCTAGAAACATAGAGACAACGGAATTGTGTGGCGGCGCTcgaatttgttacatttttcatgaaaCGTTTGGCAAAACGCTGGACTCTATTCATCCGCTGGCGGGTCTCACAAAAATGGATATTTTAACGGCTATTCGAAACGCGACTGGTCCAAGACCTGCTCTATTTGTACCAGAGGTTTCGTTTGAATTATTAGTTAAACGACAAATTCGAAGACTCGAAGAGCCCTCTTTACGGTGCGTGGAACTCGTACACGAGGAAATGCAAAGAATTATACAACACTGCGGTACCGAAGTACAACAAGAGATGCTACGTTTCCCAAAGTTACACGAGCGCATTGTCGACGTTGTAACACACTTGTTACGTAGACGACTCCCGCCCACTAATCATATGGTTGAAAATTTGGTTGCAATAGAATTAGCGTACGTTAATACCAAGCATCCAGATTTTCATAAGGATGCCGCCCTTGTATCGTCCTTACTAAAAAATTCTGATGGAGATTCtgttaaacaaaatagaaGACTGCCTTCGTCATCGACTACTATAATTACAAACGACACGGTA AATAAGGATCAACAGGGACATCAGAATCATTGGttattaagtaatttattacCTCAAGGAAGGTCCGATTCAACTAGTTCTATGGATGGTTCGCCT CAGAAGGCAATAAATCTACTGCCGGAGGTGCCGATGCAGACATCTCGTAAACTGAGCGATCGAGAACAACGAGACTGTAATGTTATTG AAAGACTAATAAAATCATACTTTTATATCGTACGAAAATCTATACAAGATAGCGTACCGAAAGCTGTCATGCATTTCCTAGTCAACTATGTAAAAGATAATTTACAAAGCGAACTCGTAACCCATTTGTATAAATCGGATCATGCCGAAGTACTCTTAAACGAGAGTGAGCATGTTGCCATCAGGCGCAAGGAAGCAGCAGACATGCTAAAG GCACTTACTCAAGCTGGTCACATTATTAGTGAAATTCGAGAGACCCATATGTGGTAA
- the LOC128873736 gene encoding dynamin-1-like protein isoform X2, translating into MEALIPVINKLQDVFNTVGSDAIQLPQIVVLGTQSSGKSSVIESLVGRSFLPRGTGIVTRRPLVLQLVYTPKDEREHRNAENGTLDLNEWATFLHAKSRIYTNFDEIRKEIESETERMAGTNKGICPEPINLKIYSTSVVNLTLIDLPGITKVPVGDQPEDIESQIRQLVLKYICNPNSIILAVVTANTDMATSESLKLSKDVDPDGRRTLAVVTKLDLMDAGTDAIDILCGRVIPVKLGIIGVVNRSQQDIMNNKNIQDALKDEAAFLQRKYPTLANRNGTPYLAKTLNRLLMHHIRDCLPELKTRVNVMVSQFQTLLNSYGEDVGDKSQTLLQIITKFASSYCSTIEGTARNIETTELCGGARICYIFHETFGKTLDSIHPLAGLTKMDILTAIRNATGPRPALFVPEVSFELLVKRQIRRLEEPSLRCVELVHEEMQRIIQHCGTEVQQEMLRFPKLHERIVDVVTHLLRRRLPPTNHMVENLVAIELAYVNTKHPDFHKDAALVSSLLKNSDGDSVKQNRRLPSSSTTIITNDTVNKDQQGHQNHWLLSNLLPQGRSDSTSSMDGSPVRNRENSSSPNSIPIIDVQKPSPQQKAINLLPEVPMQTSRKLSDREQRDCNVIERLIKSYFYIVRKSIQDSVPKAVMHFLVNYVKDNLQSELVTHLYKSDHAEVLLNESEHVAIRRKEAADMLKALTQAGHIISEIRETHMW; encoded by the exons ATGGAAGCATTGATAcccgtaataaataaattacaagatGTATTTAACACTGTCGGCTCAGATGCTATACAATTACCTCAAATTGTCGTGCTTGGTACTCAG AGTTCAGGAAAGTCATCTGTAATTGAAAGTTTGGTTGGCCGATCGTTTTTACCACGAGGTACTGGAATAGTTACCCGACGTCCTCTGGTATTGCAGCTGGTCTACACACCTAAAGATGAGCGTGAACATCGAAATGCAGAGAATGGAACGCTGGATTTAAACGAGTGGGCCACATTTTTACACGCAAAAAGCAGAATTTATACAAACTTTGATGAGATTCgtaaagaaattgaatctGAAACGGAACGAATGGCTGGAACTAATAAAGGAATTTGTCCAGAAccgattaatttgaaaatatattcaacgtcAGTTGTTAATCTCACGCTTATAGATCTTCCTGGTATCACAAAGGTACCAGTTGGAGATCAACCTGAAGATATTGAAAGTCAAATACGTCAACTTGTTTTAAAGTATATATGCAACCCTAACTCAATTATATTAGCTGTTGTCACTGCTAATACCGATATGGCTACAAGCGAAAGTTTAAAACTCAGCAAAGATGTAGATCCGGATGGACGACGTACTTTAGCTGTTGTGACTAAGTTAGATCTTATGGATGCtg GAACCGACGCTATAGATATATTATGCGGTAGAGTAATTCCTGTAAAACTAGGAATTATTGGAGTAGTAAATCGTTCTCAGCAAGacataatgaataataaaaatattcaagatgCATTGAAGGATGAAGCTGCATTCTTGCAACGCAAGTATCCTACTTTAGCAAACAGAAATGGAACACCTTATTTAGCTAAAACTTTAAATCGCTTACTCATGCACCATATTCGGGATTGTCTCCCAGAGCTAAAG aCGAGAGTAAATGTGATGGTCTCGCAATTTCAAACCCTACTTAACTCGTACGGCGAAGATGTTGGCGACAAGAGTCAAACGTTACTTCAAATTATTACTAAATTTGCAAGTAGTTATTGCTCCACAATCGAAGGAACAGCTAGAAACATAGAGACAACGGAATTGTGTGGCGGCGCTcgaatttgttacatttttcatgaaaCGTTTGGCAAAACGCTGGACTCTATTCATCCGCTGGCGGGTCTCACAAAAATGGATATTTTAACGGCTATTCGAAACGCGACTGGTCCAAGACCTGCTCTATTTGTACCAGAGGTTTCGTTTGAATTATTAGTTAAACGACAAATTCGAAGACTCGAAGAGCCCTCTTTACGGTGCGTGGAACTCGTACACGAGGAAATGCAAAGAATTATACAACACTGCGGTACCGAAGTACAACAAGAGATGCTACGTTTCCCAAAGTTACACGAGCGCATTGTCGACGTTGTAACACACTTGTTACGTAGACGACTCCCGCCCACTAATCATATGGTTGAAAATTTGGTTGCAATAGAATTAGCGTACGTTAATACCAAGCATCCAGATTTTCATAAGGATGCCGCCCTTGTATCGTCCTTACTAAAAAATTCTGATGGAGATTCtgttaaacaaaatagaaGACTGCCTTCGTCATCGACTACTATAATTACAAACGACACGGTA AATAAGGATCAACAGGGACATCAGAATCATTGGttattaagtaatttattacCTCAAGGAAGGTCCGATTCAACTAGTTCTATGGATGGTTCGCCTGTAAGAAATCGTGAGAACAGTAGCTCTCCTAATTCGATTCCAATAATCGATGTACAAAAACCTTCTCCGCAGCAGAAGGCAATAAATCTACTGCCGGAGGTGCCGATGCAGACATCTCGTAAACTGAGCGATCGAGAACAACGAGACTGTAATGTTATTG AAAGACTAATAAAATCATACTTTTATATCGTACGAAAATCTATACAAGATAGCGTACCGAAAGCTGTCATGCATTTCCTAGTCAACTATGTAAAAGATAATTTACAAAGCGAACTCGTAACCCATTTGTATAAATCGGATCATGCCGAAGTACTCTTAAACGAGAGTGAGCATGTTGCCATCAGGCGCAAGGAAGCAGCAGACATGCTAAAG GCACTTACTCAAGCTGGTCACATTATTAGTGAAATTCGAGAGACCCATATGTGGTAA